A window of the Scleropages formosus chromosome 5, fSclFor1.1, whole genome shotgun sequence genome harbors these coding sequences:
- the chchd3a gene encoding coiled-coil-helix-coiled-coil-helix domain containing 3a, with protein sequence MGSNNSTRRVSFEADENDNVTVVKGIRLSENVINRMRETSSPTFRPPPSGAPIPPAPVQPLAPFLPPPAPFEPTVPIQTPQSSRESGAPPLAADDPELRKKVTEELQRGLEQERRKAELELQRRLEEERTKAQAQVQQEVQRMLEAERVAAQESIRQALLKERVTAEDDRLRAQFYAQQLEEREQELRKQDAFYKEQLAKLEERSTESHKVNMENYHRAADEVSSRFKRYEITPICADLQGEILQCYKENTGQTLTCSRIASQYLQCVNNAKQKKLRTGG encoded by the exons ATGGGAAGCAACAACAGCACGCGCCGCGTCTCCTTCGAGGCCGATGAGAACGACAACGTGACGGTCGTGAAGGGCATTAGG CTCTCAGAGAATGTGATCAATCGCATGAGAGAGACCTCATCTCCGACATTTCGGCCACCACCATCGGGAGCGCCCATACCTCCGGCCCCTGTTCAGCCTTTAGCCCCCTTTttgccaccacctgctcctttCGAACCCACTGTGCCCATTCAGACACCACAATCCTCCAGGGAATCAGGGGCTCCTCCTCTAGCTG CTGATGACCCTGAACTGCGGAAGAAGGTCACAGAGGAGCTGCAGAGAGGGTTGGAGCAGGAGAGGCGTAAAGCTGAGCTAGAGCTGCAGAGGAG gttggaggaggagaggaccaAGGCTCAGGCTCAAGTCCAACAAGAGGTGCAAAGGATGTTGGAAGCAGAGCGGGTGGCAGCTCAGGAGAGCATCAGACAGGCTCTGCTGAAGGAGAGGGTGACTGCTGAGGATGATCGGCTTAGAGCCCAGTTCTAC gctcagcagctggaggagagggaACAAGAGCTGAGGAAGCAAGATGCCTTCTATAAAGAGCAGCTGGCCAAGCTGGAAGAGAGG AGTACAGAGTCCCACAAGGTCAACATGGAGAACTACCACAGGGCAGCAGACGAGGTCAGCTCCAGGTTCAA ACGGTATGAGATTACCCCCATCTGTGCTGACCTGCAGGGAGAGATCCTCCAGTGCTATAAAGAGAACACTGGGCAGACCCTCACCTGTTCCCGCATTGCCTCTCAgtacctgcagtgtgtgaacaACGCCAAACAG AAGAAGCTGAGGACTGGAGGCTAG